The following DNA comes from Gemmatimonadota bacterium.
GGTCGGCGCGGACTCTGTCCGGCAGCGGCCGTGACCACCCCGAGTGCCAGCACCAAAACTGTAAAGTCCGTTCGCATCGTCACTTATGACCGTTTCGCGTTGACGCCTTCCGGCGTGGTTCCTATCTTCCCGGCAGTCCGGGCACTTGTCTCTACGCGGAGTTCGCCCCACGCAGCCGATCCGCTCGTCCATTTTCGCGCTCACCGACCGCGGCAAGACCCGGGACCACAACGAGGACACTTTCCTCGTGGCGGATCTGGCGACGGCGGAACCGGGTCGCAGTTCGCGTTTCGAAGAGCACCAGCTCGGCGAACGCGGCGCGATCTATCTCGTCGCCGACGGGATGGGTGGCGCGGCTGCCGGTGAGCTGGCCAGCGAAATGGCGGCGACCGAGATCCATCGCTACATGGCCGAAGCCTGGCGCGCCGATCCGGAAGTGAGCGAGACGCGCTTCACCCGTCACCTGCGCAACGCGGTCGAGCTCGCGAATCTCCACCTGCACGAGTATGCCCTCGAACATCCCGAGGTGCGCGGAATGGGCACCACCGCCACCGTGGCCGGTGTCTGGGCCGACCGACTCTACCTCGCCCAGATCGGTGATTCGCGCGCCTACCTCGTGCGCGACGGCGACGCCCGCCAGCTCACCCGGGATCAGTCGCTGACGCAGCGCCTGGTCGAGGTGGGCGAACTCACCGAAGAGGAAGCCGAGGCCAGCGAGCGACGCAACATCATCCTGCAGGCGCTCGGTCCGGATGAACGCGTCAAGGTCGACATCTCCTTTCAGCCATTGCAACGCGGTGACGTCCTCATCATCTGCAGCGATGGACTCTCGACCGTGGTGCGTCGCGACGAACTCGTGAGCATGGTCGCCGGCGAGCCCGACCTCAGTCGGCTCACGGATGGCCTCGTGCGCCTCGCCAATGAACGTGGCGGTCCCGACAACATCACCGTAGTGGCGGTGCGCTTCGACGGCGAAGGGCTGCCGCTCACGGCATCCGAGGCGCCGGGGTACCACGAGTTCCTGATCACCGACGAGCGCCCCGCCCTGCTCCCGACGGCTGCTTTCCCCGCCGCGAGCTTCCCGTCCGCACCCGCTGCGGTACTTCGATCGGGTTCACCGACCGGGATGGCACTCGTCGCCCTCTCGATCGTGATGCTCATCCTGGCGCTGATCCTCATCTTCTGATCAGGGCGGCGTCACCGCTCCAAGTACGCGCGGTCCCAGTGCTCCCGTCACCGTCGGCAAGTTGCCGGGCTGACCATGCAGTGTCAGCCACCCGAGCAACGCA
Coding sequences within:
- a CDS encoding protein phosphatase 2C domain-containing protein produces the protein MSLRGVRPTQPIRSSIFALTDRGKTRDHNEDTFLVADLATAEPGRSSRFEEHQLGERGAIYLVADGMGGAAAGELASEMAATEIHRYMAEAWRADPEVSETRFTRHLRNAVELANLHLHEYALEHPEVRGMGTTATVAGVWADRLYLAQIGDSRAYLVRDGDARQLTRDQSLTQRLVEVGELTEEEAEASERRNIILQALGPDERVKVDISFQPLQRGDVLIICSDGLSTVVRRDELVSMVAGEPDLSRLTDGLVRLANERGGPDNITVVAVRFDGEGLPLTASEAPGYHEFLITDERPALLPTAAFPAASFPSAPAAVLRSGSPTGMALVALSIVMLILALILIF